One region of Flavobacterium sp. GSB-24 genomic DNA includes:
- a CDS encoding OmpA family protein — protein MIKKASIGLLVLALSTTSCVSKKIYNDLETKYSDLKKENRSIADENENLKAAKNQLELDRDKLTKDLASTKDDLAKQKADLAAEQKKYKVLQDSYNALEKNSNDALESNMAKNRDLLAQLEAKSKKLADEQARLDKTANRLKELEDMIAAKEEAMRKLKETLSKALNGFEGKGLTVEQKNGKVYVSMENKLLFNSGSWAVGIEGRKAVVELGKVLGDNPDLSVLIEGHTDDDPYAGSGPIANNWDLSTKRATAIVNILSENAKINKQKLTAAGRSEFSPLASNATPEGKAKNRRIEIILTPRLDEIAEMLNSIN, from the coding sequence ATGATTAAAAAAGCCTCCATCGGATTGCTAGTATTAGCCTTGTCCACAACATCATGCGTTTCGAAGAAAATTTACAATGATCTAGAAACAAAGTATTCAGATTTAAAAAAAGAAAACCGTTCAATTGCTGATGAAAATGAAAATTTGAAGGCAGCAAAAAATCAGTTAGAACTGGATCGCGATAAATTGACTAAAGACCTTGCCAGTACAAAAGACGACTTGGCAAAGCAAAAAGCTGATCTTGCCGCTGAGCAGAAAAAATATAAAGTATTGCAAGATTCATACAATGCATTAGAGAAAAACAGCAATGATGCATTGGAAAGCAATATGGCTAAAAACCGTGACTTGCTGGCTCAACTTGAGGCAAAATCTAAAAAATTAGCCGACGAACAAGCACGTTTAGACAAAACAGCAAATCGTTTGAAAGAACTTGAAGATATGATTGCAGCTAAAGAAGAAGCAATGCGTAAACTAAAAGAAACTTTATCGAAAGCCTTAAACGGATTTGAAGGTAAAGGTTTGACAGTTGAACAGAAAAATGGAAAAGTTTATGTTTCTATGGAAAACAAATTGCTTTTCAACTCAGGAAGCTGGGCTGTTGGAATAGAAGGACGCAAAGCGGTTGTAGAACTTGGTAAAGTTTTGGGCGATAATCCAGATCTTTCGGTTCTTATTGAAGGCCATACAGACGATGATCCGTATGCTGGTTCTGGACCAATTGCAAACAACTGGGATTTATCGACTAAAAGAGCAACTGCAATTGTGAATATTTTGAGCGAAAATGCCAAAATCAACAAACAAAAATTAACGGCAGCGGGAAGAAGCGAATTTTCTCCTTTGGCAAGCAACGCCACTCCAGAAGGAAAAGCTAAGAACCGTAGAATCGAGATCATCTTAACTCCTAGATTAGATGAGATTGCTGAAATGCTTAATAGTATTAACTAA
- a CDS encoding aldo/keto reductase, which translates to MKYTTLPNTDIKVSKICLGTMTFGQQNTEAEGHEQMDYALERGVNFFDTAEMYSVPASEATYGSTEKIIGTWFKKSGNRDKVVLASKIAGPNPNFGYMREKLDFSPASIKYAVENSLKRLQTDYIDLYQMHWPERKTNNFGQRAFHGHDDVWEDNFREILETFDGLIKEGKIKHIGVSNENSWGMMRLLEESKYQNLPRIKTVQNPYSLLNRLFEVNSAEVSKYENVGLLGYSPLAFGVLTGKFLTGESHPKARINLFPQYKRYNSDQCTEATKLYQEIAKKHGLTLTELAMGFVLQQPFLTSAIIGATTLEQLKENIDTIDVVLSKQILAEIDAVQAIIPDPAP; encoded by the coding sequence ATGAAATACACAACATTACCCAACACCGACATAAAAGTTAGTAAAATCTGCCTTGGAACAATGACTTTTGGGCAGCAGAATACAGAAGCTGAAGGACACGAACAAATGGATTATGCTCTTGAAAGAGGCGTTAACTTTTTTGACACAGCCGAAATGTATTCTGTTCCTGCAAGCGAAGCAACTTACGGAAGCACAGAAAAAATTATAGGAACTTGGTTCAAGAAATCAGGAAATCGCGATAAAGTCGTTTTAGCATCAAAAATTGCGGGTCCAAATCCGAATTTTGGATACATGCGTGAGAAATTGGACTTTTCTCCAGCGAGTATTAAATATGCGGTTGAAAACAGCTTAAAAAGACTGCAGACAGATTATATCGATTTGTACCAAATGCACTGGCCGGAAAGAAAAACCAATAATTTTGGACAGCGCGCGTTTCACGGACATGATGATGTTTGGGAAGATAATTTTAGAGAAATCCTAGAAACTTTCGACGGATTAATTAAAGAAGGGAAAATCAAACACATTGGAGTTTCAAATGAAAATTCGTGGGGAATGATGCGCCTTTTAGAAGAAAGCAAATATCAAAATCTGCCAAGAATTAAAACCGTTCAAAATCCGTATTCTTTATTGAATCGTTTGTTTGAAGTGAACTCTGCAGAAGTTTCAAAATATGAAAATGTGGGATTGCTAGGATATTCGCCTTTAGCTTTTGGAGTTTTGACTGGGAAATTCTTAACGGGTGAAAGTCATCCAAAAGCGAGAATTAATCTTTTCCCGCAATATAAACGGTACAATAGCGACCAATGTACCGAAGCAACTAAATTGTATCAGGAAATCGCTAAAAAGCATGGCTTAACGTTAACCGAGTTAGCAATGGGGTTTGTATTGCAACAGCCGTTTTTGACAAGTGCCATTATCGGAGCTACAACTTTAGAACAATTAAAAGAAAATATCGATACGATTGATGTGGTACTTTCTAAACAAATCTTAGCGGAAATCGATGCTGTTCAGGCAATAATTCCTGATCCGGCTCCTTAA
- a CDS encoding glycogen/starch synthase — protein MKDKRILYVSSEVVPYLAENEVSLMSYDVPKMINDQGGQIRIFMPRYGNINERRHQLHEVIRLSGMNLVVNDLDMPLIIKVASIPKERIQVYFIDNDEYFKRKATFADEEGVLYPDNDERAIFFAKGVVETVKKLNWVPDIIHVHGWLAAMLPIYMKHYYKHEALFSETKIITSVYGQSFDENLDLEMINKVKFDGVPHEAVSDLEVPNYENVLKASILHSDGVIIASENVSPSLTKFIESSGKPFLPFATKDAFADAYTNFYRTFGL, from the coding sequence ATGAAAGATAAGAGGATATTATATGTATCATCTGAAGTCGTGCCTTATTTGGCTGAAAATGAGGTTTCTTTAATGTCTTATGACGTTCCGAAAATGATTAATGATCAAGGCGGTCAGATAAGAATTTTCATGCCAAGATACGGGAATATCAACGAGAGAAGACATCAACTGCATGAAGTAATTAGACTTTCTGGGATGAATTTGGTAGTGAATGACTTAGATATGCCATTGATTATCAAAGTAGCATCAATTCCAAAAGAAAGAATTCAGGTTTACTTTATTGATAACGATGAATATTTTAAACGTAAAGCAACCTTCGCAGATGAGGAAGGAGTTTTATACCCTGATAATGATGAGAGAGCAATCTTTTTTGCTAAAGGTGTTGTTGAGACAGTTAAAAAATTAAACTGGGTTCCAGATATTATTCACGTTCATGGCTGGCTGGCGGCAATGCTTCCAATCTACATGAAACATTATTACAAACACGAAGCATTGTTTTCTGAAACTAAAATTATAACTTCTGTATACGGACAGTCTTTTGATGAAAATTTAGATTTGGAGATGATAAATAAAGTTAAATTTGACGGTGTTCCTCATGAGGCTGTATCAGATTTAGAAGTTCCAAATTACGAGAATGTTTTAAAAGCTAGTATATTACATTCTGATGGAGTAATAATAGCATCAGAAAATGTTTCTCCAAGTTTAACAAAATTTATAGAATCTTCAGGAAAACCTTTTTTACCTTTCGCCACGAAAGATGCATTTGCTGACGCTTATACAAATTTCTACAGAACGTTTGGACTTTAA
- the panD gene encoding aspartate 1-decarboxylase translates to MQIQVIKSKIHRVKVTGADLNYIGSITIDETLLEASNIIEGEKVSIVNINNGERFETYAIKGEKNSGEITLNGPAARKVQKDDIIIIISYATLDFEEAKTFKPWIIFPNENDNSLT, encoded by the coding sequence ATGCAAATTCAAGTTATAAAATCAAAAATTCATCGCGTTAAAGTAACGGGTGCCGATTTAAATTATATTGGCAGCATTACTATTGATGAAACTTTACTAGAGGCTTCAAACATTATTGAAGGCGAAAAAGTATCAATTGTAAACATTAATAATGGCGAACGTTTTGAAACCTACGCTATTAAAGGTGAAAAAAATTCAGGTGAAATCACTTTGAATGGTCCTGCAGCAAGAAAAGTTCAGAAAGACGATATCATTATTATCATTTCTTATGCAACTTTAGATTTTGAAGAAGCAAAAACCTTCAAACCATGGATTATTTTCCCAAATGAAAATGACAATTCATTAACCTAA
- a CDS encoding alpha/beta hydrolase-fold protein yields MKKVYLLTLLISFSSFAQKTFDNIKSEKLGEERRITIGLPASYEANKDKKYPVLYLLDGDYLFDPFSGAVSYGSYWDDIPEMIIIGIHQNKDGERFDDTTIDQNNGLPFEKGAQFFEFIGAELIPYIEKKYRTSPFRIIAGHDLTASFANFYLYKESPIFNAYICFSPELAPKMEVRIPEKFAKIKEPIFYYLSAADGDIKKIKEPIEKLDSNIKIANNPLVNYKYELFKGTTHYTEVLHSIPSALYQIFEVYRPINSAEYNNKIAVLQSGYAEYLENKYNEMSKVLGVQIPVRMSDFKVIENLILKNNAYSELGKMAEIGNVNYPKAMLGEYELGLMYEKQGDPKHASKKYQNASQMEPIGDLNKDLMYEKIDEMNTLAKKSK; encoded by the coding sequence ATGAAAAAAGTTTACCTACTAACACTTTTGATTTCATTTTCGTCGTTTGCCCAAAAAACGTTCGATAATATTAAATCAGAAAAACTGGGAGAAGAACGCAGAATTACGATTGGACTTCCTGCTTCTTACGAAGCAAACAAAGACAAAAAATATCCTGTTCTTTATTTATTGGATGGGGATTACTTATTTGATCCTTTTTCTGGAGCAGTAAGTTATGGTTCTTATTGGGATGATATTCCAGAAATGATTATTATCGGAATTCACCAAAACAAAGACGGAGAACGTTTTGACGACACAACAATCGATCAAAACAACGGACTTCCTTTTGAAAAAGGAGCACAATTTTTCGAATTTATAGGAGCAGAATTGATTCCGTATATCGAAAAAAAATACCGCACTTCTCCATTTAGAATAATTGCGGGACATGATTTAACAGCAAGTTTTGCCAATTTTTATTTGTATAAAGAAAGTCCAATTTTTAATGCTTATATCTGTTTTAGTCCGGAATTAGCACCAAAAATGGAAGTTCGTATTCCAGAAAAATTTGCTAAAATTAAAGAACCTATATTCTATTATTTATCTGCTGCCGACGGCGATATTAAAAAAATAAAAGAACCAATAGAAAAATTAGACAGTAATATCAAAATTGCAAATAATCCGTTAGTAAATTACAAATACGAATTATTTAAAGGCACGACACATTACACAGAAGTATTGCATTCTATTCCGAGTGCGCTGTATCAGATTTTTGAGGTTTACCGACCTATAAATTCTGCCGAGTACAATAATAAAATTGCCGTTCTTCAATCTGGTTATGCCGAATATTTAGAGAACAAATACAACGAAATGTCTAAAGTTTTAGGCGTTCAAATTCCGGTTCGTATGAGTGATTTTAAAGTTATTGAAAACTTAATTTTAAAAAATAACGCTTATAGCGAGCTAGGAAAAATGGCTGAAATAGGAAATGTAAATTATCCTAAAGCCATGTTAGGAGAATATGAATTAGGATTAATGTATGAAAAACAAGGCGATCCTAAACATGCATCGAAAAAATATCAAAACGCTTCGCAAATGGAGCCGATTGGTGATTTGAACAAAGATTTGATGTATGAGAAAATCGACGAAATGAATACGCTCGCGAAAAAAAGTAAATAA
- a CDS encoding DUF4270 domain-containing protein: MYNTSFIKKILLALIVVFLYSCDKDFNAIGDGLIGDDHFGLEPEKYNVLAFNQEVTPIQSNNLAINALGIYDNPVFGTTTANFVTQLALSAYAPTIGEAPVIDSVKLAIPYFSHVKSTDTNGNNTYVLDSIYGDQNGKIKLSVYESKMQMRSSYFSGGSQLPQFYYTDQNTDFFNQKGDVLLNDAQIKDKSGNLLENDQFYFDPAEIKTKTIDPDTKKETVTRSVPQMTLHLNKDFFQTKILNAAASKLSTEDLFQEYFRGLYFNVEKSGSFPSNMALMDFSKGVITIYYKAKTASTTDGDATESKQILLNLKSSITGGIVNTASFLQDVRKPDYESAITTNVNKTDGDERLYLKGGQGALAVISLNDFGAQLETIRANKWMVNEANLVFYIDSDKMTGADEPKRVYLYDLDNNTIITDYSDGTSGALNPSDPKTTRYIYDGMINVDATTKRGKTYKIRLTNHIRNIIKDATVKNVRLGLVVTEDVSIIASNVLKLKNETISQAPRASVMNPLGTILYGGKTSIPDDKRLRLEVYYTKPN, encoded by the coding sequence ATGTATAATACTTCTTTTATTAAGAAAATTCTTTTAGCTTTAATTGTTGTTTTTTTATATTCTTGCGATAAAGATTTTAATGCAATTGGTGATGGTTTAATTGGAGATGATCATTTTGGTCTTGAACCAGAGAAATATAATGTTTTAGCATTTAATCAAGAAGTAACTCCTATTCAGTCCAATAACTTGGCGATTAATGCTTTAGGAATTTATGATAATCCAGTATTTGGTACTACAACAGCAAACTTTGTTACGCAATTGGCGCTTTCTGCTTATGCTCCTACAATTGGTGAAGCCCCAGTTATTGATAGTGTTAAGCTTGCGATTCCTTATTTTAGTCATGTAAAATCAACAGATACAAACGGAAATAATACGTATGTTCTAGATTCTATTTATGGAGATCAAAATGGAAAAATTAAGCTGAGTGTATATGAGTCAAAAATGCAGATGAGAAGCAGCTATTTTAGTGGTGGGTCTCAATTGCCGCAGTTTTATTATACAGATCAAAACACTGATTTTTTTAATCAAAAAGGAGATGTGCTTTTAAATGATGCACAAATTAAAGATAAATCTGGTAATTTGTTAGAAAACGATCAATTCTATTTTGATCCAGCCGAAATTAAAACTAAAACGATTGATCCAGATACTAAAAAAGAAACTGTTACTAGATCAGTTCCACAGATGACTTTGCATCTTAATAAAGATTTTTTCCAAACAAAAATCTTAAATGCTGCAGCTTCAAAACTTTCTACTGAAGATCTTTTTCAAGAATATTTTAGAGGATTGTATTTTAATGTAGAAAAATCAGGATCTTTTCCTAGTAATATGGCCTTGATGGATTTTTCTAAAGGTGTAATTACTATTTATTATAAAGCTAAAACGGCTTCAACAACAGATGGTGATGCTACAGAAAGCAAACAAATTCTTTTGAATCTTAAAAGCAGTATAACTGGAGGTATAGTAAATACAGCCAGCTTCCTTCAGGATGTTAGAAAACCTGATTATGAAAGTGCCATAACTACAAATGTTAATAAAACAGATGGAGATGAAAGGCTTTATTTAAAAGGAGGTCAAGGTGCTCTGGCGGTCATTAGTCTTAATGATTTTGGGGCGCAGCTTGAAACAATTAGAGCTAACAAATGGATGGTAAATGAGGCAAATCTAGTTTTCTATATCGATTCTGATAAGATGACTGGAGCAGATGAGCCGAAAAGAGTTTATTTATACGATTTAGATAATAATACAATTATTACGGATTATTCGGATGGGACTTCTGGAGCATTAAACCCGTCAGATCCTAAAACAACTCGATATATTTATGATGGTATGATAAATGTTGATGCTACCACTAAAAGAGGTAAAACATATAAAATCAGATTAACCAATCATATACGTAATATTATTAAAGACGCAACTGTGAAAAATGTACGATTAGGTTTAGTAGTAACAGAAGATGTAAGCATTATAGCTTCAAATGTACTAAAACTAAAAAACGAAACAATATCACAAGCACCGAGAGCATCGGTTATGAATCCTCTAGGTACAATCTTATATGGCGGAAAAACTTCTATTCCAGATGATAAAAGATTGAGACTCGAGGTTTACTACACGAAACCAAATTAA
- a CDS encoding DUF6252 family protein, with product MKILKKIMFLSFAICALVLSSCSSDNSSDDTDTPSSQEGFMKFKYNETVYTFSEPALISSGSINIMGSTGIDNTYKKISLWTPLNITTGSHPIVFDLSNLTTTYHASFSFMPEIENADATSGTINITVNDDKKIEGTFSFSGTSKGKTFTVTEGSFRIIKW from the coding sequence ATGAAAATTTTAAAAAAAATTATGTTTTTGTCTTTTGCAATTTGTGCATTAGTGTTGTCTTCATGTAGTAGTGATAATTCGTCAGATGATACAGATACTCCAAGCAGTCAAGAAGGATTTATGAAATTTAAGTATAATGAAACTGTTTATACTTTTTCTGAACCTGCCTTGATAAGTTCAGGAAGTATCAATATAATGGGAAGTACAGGAATTGATAATACCTATAAAAAAATCTCTTTATGGACGCCTTTGAATATTACAACAGGAAGTCATCCCATAGTTTTTGATTTATCAAATCTTACTACTACGTACCACGCGTCCTTTAGTTTTATGCCAGAAATAGAGAATGCCGATGCTACATCTGGAACGATAAATATTACTGTTAATGATGATAAAAAAATTGAAGGTACTTTCAGTTTTTCAGGAACTTCAAAAGGAAAAACATTTACTGTTACTGAGGGAAGCTTTAGAATTATAAAATGGTAA
- the panC gene encoding pantoate--beta-alanine ligase: MFALNFNNTSMHIFYSKAALIAYIKTIKTANSTIGFVPTMGALHQGHLALMQRSLKENDDTVVSIFVNPTQFNNPEDLAKYPRTLEEDIKKMRTLSDKIILYAPSVEDIYEGNTISQTFDFDGLENQMEGKFRPGHFNGVGTIVKRLFEIVTPTNAYFGEKDFQQLQIVKKMVEKTNLPVNIVGCPIFREENQLAMSSRNERLTAQERKDASIIYKTLTEAKDIFQTHTPQETVEFVENSFKDNKEFELEYFVIADESTLLPIDQKDKDKKYRAFIAVFVNSIRLIDTISLN; the protein is encoded by the coding sequence ATGTTTGCACTAAATTTTAATAATACCTCGATGCATATTTTCTACAGTAAAGCAGCTTTGATAGCTTATATTAAAACTATCAAAACCGCAAATTCAACCATCGGATTTGTACCAACAATGGGCGCTTTACACCAAGGACATTTGGCCTTAATGCAGCGTTCGTTAAAAGAAAACGACGACACAGTTGTGAGCATTTTTGTCAATCCAACACAATTTAACAATCCTGAAGATTTAGCAAAATACCCGCGAACTTTAGAAGAGGATATTAAGAAAATGCGTACATTAAGTGATAAAATCATTTTATACGCACCTTCTGTTGAGGATATTTATGAAGGAAATACCATTTCTCAAACTTTTGATTTTGACGGATTAGAAAATCAGATGGAAGGAAAATTCAGACCAGGACATTTTAATGGAGTTGGAACAATTGTAAAAAGACTTTTCGAAATTGTAACTCCGACAAATGCTTATTTTGGAGAAAAAGATTTTCAGCAGCTTCAAATTGTTAAAAAAATGGTCGAGAAAACAAATTTACCTGTAAATATTGTTGGCTGTCCAATTTTTAGAGAAGAAAACCAGCTTGCAATGAGTTCTCGTAACGAACGTTTAACAGCACAAGAACGCAAAGATGCTTCTATAATCTACAAAACATTGACTGAGGCAAAAGATATTTTTCAAACTCATACTCCACAAGAAACTGTTGAATTTGTAGAAAATTCTTTCAAAGACAACAAAGAGTTTGAACTTGAATATTTTGTTATTGCTGACGAATCTACACTTTTACCTATCGATCAGAAAGATAAAGACAAAAAATATCGTGCATTTATAGCGGTATTTGTTAATTCTATAAGACTGATTGATACCATTTCATTAAATTAA
- the radA gene encoding DNA repair protein RadA produces MSKVKTSFFCQNCGTQYSKWQGQCNACKEWNTIAEEIIQKQEKVAWKSEPTPVGKAPRPLKINEIDSAQEVRMDTTDSELNRVLGGGLVPGSLTLLGGEPGIGKSTLLLQVSLKLPYKTLYVSGEESQKQIKMRAERITPNSDNCYILTETKTQNIFKQIETIQPEVVIIDSIQTLHTDYIESTAGSISQIRETTAELIKFAKESNIPVILIGHITKDGNIAGPKILEHMVDTVLQFEGDRNHVYRILRSLKNRFGSTAELGIYEMLGSGLREVSNPSEILISHKDEELSGTAIATTLEGMRPLMIEIQSLVSTAVYGTPQRSTTGYNAKRLNMILAVLEKRAGFRLGAKDVFLNVTGGISVDDPAIDLAVVAAILSSNEDIPVGKGFCFAGEVGLSGEIRPVNRVDQRIQEAEKLGFDTIFVSKYNKIALKNTGIKIELVAKIEDVASILFG; encoded by the coding sequence ATGTCAAAAGTTAAAACTTCCTTTTTTTGTCAAAACTGCGGAACGCAATATTCCAAATGGCAGGGACAATGTAATGCCTGCAAAGAATGGAATACGATTGCCGAAGAAATTATTCAAAAACAGGAAAAAGTAGCCTGGAAGAGTGAACCAACTCCAGTTGGTAAAGCACCAAGACCTTTAAAAATAAACGAAATTGATTCTGCCCAGGAAGTCCGAATGGACACAACCGACAGCGAATTAAATCGTGTTTTAGGCGGTGGACTTGTTCCTGGCTCATTAACGCTTTTGGGTGGAGAACCTGGCATTGGAAAAAGTACACTTTTGCTTCAGGTTTCGCTAAAATTACCTTATAAAACATTATACGTTTCCGGAGAAGAAAGCCAGAAACAAATAAAAATGCGTGCCGAAAGAATAACGCCAAATAGCGATAACTGCTATATTTTAACGGAAACTAAGACGCAGAATATTTTCAAACAAATTGAAACTATTCAACCTGAAGTTGTCATAATTGACTCTATTCAGACTTTGCATACTGATTATATCGAATCGACTGCAGGAAGCATTTCTCAGATTCGAGAAACTACCGCCGAACTAATCAAGTTTGCTAAAGAAAGTAATATTCCCGTAATTTTAATCGGACATATTACAAAAGACGGAAATATTGCTGGTCCGAAAATCTTAGAACACATGGTTGATACCGTTTTGCAATTTGAAGGCGACCGGAATCATGTGTACCGAATTTTACGTTCCTTAAAAAACCGTTTTGGATCTACTGCCGAGCTGGGAATTTACGAAATGCTTGGAAGCGGACTTAGAGAAGTAAGCAATCCTTCTGAAATTTTAATTTCGCACAAAGACGAAGAATTATCTGGAACTGCAATTGCCACAACTCTTGAAGGTATGCGCCCGTTAATGATCGAAATACAATCTTTGGTTAGTACCGCAGTTTACGGAACTCCACAGCGAAGTACAACTGGTTACAACGCCAAAAGGCTAAATATGATTTTGGCAGTTTTAGAAAAAAGAGCTGGATTTCGTTTAGGCGCAAAAGACGTTTTCTTAAATGTTACAGGCGGAATTTCTGTTGATGATCCTGCAATTGATCTAGCGGTTGTCGCTGCCATTTTATCTTCCAACGAAGATATTCCGGTTGGTAAAGGTTTTTGTTTTGCTGGAGAAGTTGGGCTCTCGGGCGAAATTCGTCCTGTAAACCGTGTGGACCAGCGCATTCAGGAAGCAGAAAAACTAGGATTTGATACTATTTTTGTTTCTAAATACAATAAAATTGCTTTAAAAAACACTGGAATTAAAATCGAACTGGTTGCTAAAATTGAAGATGTTGCAAGCATTCTTTTTGGTTGA
- a CDS encoding biosynthetic peptidoglycan transglycosylase produces the protein MNFPKQKIYKALKVLAVVVILLCIGLYYFRNSLLKQAIAKVTHKMAVEYNSNFSVKSASFDGLSTIKLTDVVLAPINADTLCKIKNVETSISLSSLLIGDVQIGTLKVDNGYIQLVKKGKKRNFDAFLKRDREEKESNEKRKYGSFAYRIISKLLNLVPTDMDLKNFNFKIDDNGKQTSIAVNKLILNNKQLETNLHVQAKDFDQRWNIKGFADPRNKKADIRFFNLDTGAIRVPYLDQRYNLKASFDSIRLNVQNIDKSGSELHIDGYTSIANLKINHPKIASKDVVIKNARFDYRFLLGDSFISIDSSSTMQLNKIKIRPYISYDTEKDTVYTLKVDIPKMKAQDFIVSLPDGLFTHFQGMQATGNFDYKLDFKFNQNKPNTLVFDSKLNKEDLRITKYGEADLNKLNGEFVYRAIIQNVLQRPILVGNANPNYTPLDQISPYLRKCVLTTEDPSFFSHRGFINEAFKQSILKNIRTKKFSRGASTISMQLIKNVFLTREKTLSRKLEEILLVYILENNRIVSKERMLEVYFNIIEWGPNVYGIGEASHFYFQKSPSALNVDECLYLATIIPKPRKFMYQFNDQGNLKDYAIKNQKFLKNLMFRRGLLVPEDTLGQLPVYISGNARSFIKIKVPDSTAVKLDSLATDDEFDL, from the coding sequence ATGAATTTTCCAAAACAAAAAATATACAAGGCATTAAAAGTACTAGCCGTCGTAGTGATTTTGCTTTGCATCGGCTTGTATTATTTCCGAAATTCACTTTTAAAGCAGGCAATTGCAAAAGTTACCCATAAAATGGCTGTTGAGTATAATAGTAATTTTTCTGTAAAATCGGCTTCGTTTGATGGATTGTCTACCATAAAACTGACCGATGTAGTTTTGGCACCTATAAATGCCGACACTTTATGCAAAATTAAAAATGTTGAAACCAGCATTAGCTTAAGCAGTTTATTAATCGGAGATGTTCAAATTGGCACTTTAAAAGTTGATAACGGTTATATTCAATTGGTCAAAAAAGGCAAAAAACGAAATTTTGATGCTTTTTTAAAAAGAGACCGTGAAGAAAAAGAATCAAACGAAAAGCGCAAATATGGTTCTTTTGCTTACAGAATCATTTCCAAACTCTTGAATTTGGTTCCGACCGACATGGATTTGAAAAATTTTAATTTTAAAATCGATGACAACGGAAAACAAACTTCTATTGCGGTAAACAAACTAATCTTAAACAATAAACAATTAGAAACTAATCTTCATGTTCAAGCGAAAGACTTTGATCAACGCTGGAATATTAAAGGTTTTGCTGATCCGAGAAACAAAAAAGCTGATATTCGTTTTTTCAATTTAGACACTGGAGCTATTCGTGTTCCATATCTCGATCAGCGCTATAACTTAAAAGCAAGTTTCGATTCTATCCGCCTTAATGTTCAAAACATAGACAAAAGCGGCAGCGAACTCCATATAGACGGCTACACTTCTATTGCCAATCTTAAAATCAATCACCCGAAAATTGCAAGTAAAGATGTAGTTATAAAAAATGCCCGTTTTGATTACCGCTTTTTATTGGGAGACAGTTTTATTTCTATTGACAGCTCTTCGACTATGCAGTTGAATAAAATAAAAATACGTCCGTACATTTCTTACGACACCGAAAAAGATACGGTTTACACTTTAAAAGTTGATATTCCGAAAATGAAAGCGCAGGATTTTATCGTTTCGCTTCCCGATGGTTTATTTACGCATTTTCAAGGCATGCAGGCAACGGGGAATTTCGATTATAAATTGGATTTCAAATTCAATCAAAACAAACCCAATACACTTGTTTTTGACAGCAAACTGAATAAAGAAGATTTAAGAATTACCAAATATGGTGAAGCCGATTTAAATAAATTAAACGGCGAATTTGTGTACCGCGCGATTATTCAAAATGTATTACAGCGACCAATTTTGGTTGGAAATGCAAATCCGAATTATACGCCTTTGGACCAAATTTCTCCTTATTTAAGAAAATGTGTTTTAACAACAGAAGATCCGTCATTCTTCTCGCATCGCGGATTCATTAATGAAGCCTTCAAACAATCTATTCTAAAAAACATCAGAACCAAAAAATTCTCGCGTGGTGCCAGCACAATCAGCATGCAGTTGATAAAGAATGTGTTTTTGACTCGTGAAAAAACGCTTTCGCGAAAGCTTGAAGAAATCCTTCTAGTTTACATTTTAGAAAACAACCGAATTGTAAGCAAAGAAAGAATGCTGGAAGTTTATTTCAACATTATCGAATGGGGACCAAACGTATACGGAATTGGCGAAGCGAGTCATTTTTATTTCCAAAAAAGTCCTTCGGCTTTAAATGTCGATGAATGTTTGTATTTGGCAACGATTATTCCTAAGCCAAGAAAATTCATGTATCAATTTAACGATCAAGGCAATTTGAAAGATTATGCCATTAAAAACCAAAAATTCTTGAAGAATCTAATGTTCCGTCGTGGTCTTTTAGTTCCAGAAGATACATTAGGACAATTGCCAGTTTATATATCTGGTAATGCTCGCTCATTTATAAAAATCAAAGTTCCAGATTCGACAGCTGTGAAATTGGATTCTCTCGCAACTGATGATGAATTTGATTTATAA